In Bacillota bacterium, the genomic window GTATTTTAGCAATTTCCTTGCAACGATAAATGTTTTGCCACTTCCGGGGCACGCACAAAGAACAATTTTACCCTCTGCTTCTAAAAAGGCTTCTTGCTCAGGTGTTAATTTCTTCATCAACGGAGTCCTCCTCTTCAGTAACAGCATAGATAGCCTTTTTAATGTACAATGGAACACAAAATTTCTTTTCTACTTCTATGTTTTCTGCTAGTTTTTCAACCTGGTCTCTTATAATTTTTGACAATGCTTGAGCAAAACTACCTTTGCTTTTATTTCTGGTTTGAATAAAGAGCCATATGCATGCAGCCCTTTCTTCATCGGTATTTAAGGATGCAACTCTTTCTGATAGTTTTGGTCCTACCTGTGGGTATGCTTCAATTATAGCGTTAAGAATAAACGGCACATTATTAGGTGATAGTGCCAGTTCGTACTCTAAAGTCTTTTTAGCGGTAAATGGCTGTATATGAGTAGCTTCACATACAGAACATATTTCTGTGCACCTTGATGATGGTTTTCCTATAGAAAGTTTTTTAATTACCTCGTCCAGCTTGTCCGTATCATAGTCGTAATCCTTAGATATATAAGTATCTTTATCCTCTTTATCAGTGCATCTATCGTCATCAGTTATCAGTGCCGTTTTCGCGAACGCACAAACTGAGGAATCCGACTTAGTGAATAGATGTGCAAATGGTTTAAAAGAAACGCCGTCAACATTTACTACCTCGACAGCATATTTATCTAATGGTCGTGATAAGAGTTTCGCCATCTCCGGTAATAGTAAGGCTTCACAAATTCCTTCAACGAATATAATGCCTTTTGCAAAAAACATTTGTGATTTAGTTACATCAAGGTAACGTTCAAGATACTCCTTTTCGTTGCCCCTTAAATTAGCTTCAGCTAATGGAGTGCATTGTATCCTATGGTCTTTTTCAAAAAGTAAATTGATTTTATCTATTCCAATACGTGAAACAAGAGTCGGCGAATGTGATGTGTAAAAAACTTGTATGCTGGGCGAAGGTTGCTGCTTATTTTCGAAAAAGCTATGTACTAACTCTTGTAACTGAGGATGAAGATGGGCTTCTGGTTCTTCTACTATAAGAAGATTATAAACTATATTGCCTTTTGAATATCCCATATCCCCTAAGACTGCCGACATAAACAAAATGTTGTTATACCCAAGTCCGTTTTGATATAATTCCAATGAGTGAGATGCTAAATTGGTAAGTGCTTCTTTAGTTTTTGTTTCAATAGGCTCATCTAGCCTCAAAAAACCCTGAATATCAAGGTAAACTCCTTCCACACATTGTTCAATTAATTTCTGATTCCCTTCTTTAGAGCATATCTCAATTATATTTGTGTATATATCATTGTCCTTATCAATAAAAAACCAGCGGGGTTTTAGCCATGTTCTTAAAGATGATGCAATAGATTCAAACCTTGGTTCAATTAAACCTATATCGATTCTTTGCTGCATAACTTCTTGTTCAATCATTGCAAGGTTAGTATTAATAATTTCTCGTGTTTTTGTTATAGCTGTCTTTTTTAGTAATTCTGCATTTGCTTTGATAAGTATATCGATAAGCTCTTGTCGTGCAATATCACTATCTGCCACTGTCCCAAGTAAGTTCGCAAGTTTGCTAGAACGTGAAGGCTTCAATTCACTTTCAGCATCCCTTAAGGCCCCTAAAAATACCACTTCAAGGGCATCAAAAGTTTCTACTGATAATGTGTTACCTTCAACAGGCCCACCCCAAGCCGTATAGCGAATCTTCTCTAAACCATTTTTTCCGGGCACAGTATAATACCGAACATGAAACTCACCCTTGGTTGGATTTTCCGGGTCCCATATTTCAAAAAGATCTTCTGACACTTCATCAAAATATACATCTATTTGTGCAGTCTTCGCAACTTCTCCCTTAGTATTAATATGGAAATCTGATTTATTAAAGTAAATGTCTTTTTTATAAGGGACACTGGAGAAAGCGATTCTAATAGCATCAATCAGGGCTGTTTTTCCGCTATTGTTTTCTCCAATAATAGCATTAACACCCTTTTTGAAAGTGGCAACAATTCCAATATCGTCAAATACTCTAAAATTTCTAATCGCAACTTTACTGATATACATTTATTTCCTCCTTGTACGGGCATCTGCAGGCTTGTCCGCCTCTTTTGGAATTGCCCATGCCCAGCCTAACCGAACCGCCCCAGCCACTCGTCCTTGCTCACATAGAAGCTGAACCCTGCGCTGGGATATTCCCCATTTTTCTGCTGCTTCTTTTGCCGTAATATAATCCATTCCTTATACCTCGCAGAAATATTTTCCAATAGTATTATATACGAAGAAACGAATGAAAACAATGAATTCTGTGAATTATTTCTGTGAAGAAACTATTCAAGCAAGTAACATGCGTGAATAAAACAGCCGCCGTTATGCTTTCCACAGTTTGGCGGTTGTCTCTTCTCGGTAATGTTATTTTGCCCCCAGCTCCTGCTCCATCTCCAAACCCGACTTGAATTTAATGATAATCTTGTCCTTCGACACGACCTTGATGCTATATACAAGCTGCCTGACAAGCTGGTTATCAAACTCCGATAATTTGCAGTCTGCGGCGTTCAGAAACTTCTTCATATCCTCGATTCTTCGTTGGAAGCTGTCTTGCCTGGCTTCCTGTTCAGTATATTGCGTTTTCTTCTTCTGGAGTTCTTTCAACTCGGAGGAGATTTTAGCATAGTGCTCGTCAAAGTCCGTATTATCTGCTCCACGTCTTGCATTTCCCTCTACGAAGCCTATCATCTCATTTTTTAATTCCGCGATCCGTTCCTCTATTCTTGCTATGTCCATCTGCTTGGCCCGGTTGCCCATCACCAGCTGAATATTTGACTGGAGCGTGTCCATAAAATCTCCCTTATCATGTATAAGTGAATTAAAAGCATCCATAATGGCTCTATGCAAAACATCTTCATCAATGGTTGGAGACTTTTGACAGTATTTCTTCCCATGCTCCAGCCTGTTAAAGCACCGCCAGACAATCCTTTTCTCGCTGTATGCTGTCCAGGATGCCCGTCTGTAGGGCTTGCCGCACTCCCCGCATATCAATAATTCGGTAAGAGCATATTTTGAGCTGTATTTTCCGCTGTCGGTTTTGACTCTTTTATCGGCAGACTTTCTGATGTTAGCCCGGCGTGCTTTTTCTTCCTGTATCCGATGAAACAAGTCTTTGGAAATGATGGCTTGATGGCTGTCCTCCACATAATACTGCGGAACAATTCCATTGTTTTTAACTCTTTTCTTAGTGAGATAATCCACAGTGTAGCTTTTTTGCAGCAGGGCATCTCCCATGTACTTCTCATTGGAGAGCATCCTGTTGATGGTGGTAGTAGACCATTCGTTTTTTCCGGTAACGGTTTTTATGCCGTTTTCTTCTAGGTACTTTTTGATTTGGGTAATGCTTTGACCCTCTAGGTACAGTCTGAAAATCAACTTCACAATTTCTGCTTCTTCGGGTACAATCATCAGCTCTCCGGCCTCATTCTTCGTGTAGCCCAAAAACCGGTTGTGGTTGACCATAACCTGTCCTTTCTCGAACCGGCGGACGACACCCCACCTTGTGTTTGTGCTTAAGGAACGGCTTTCTTCCTGGGCGGCTTTCTTCCTGGGCGAGGCTTCCGAGGATGGTGATGAGAAATTCTCCGGTGCTGTCCAGGGTGTTGACGTTTTCTTTCTCGAAGAACACGCCGATGTTTTTTTCTTTCAGTTTCCGTATGTATTGAATGCAGTCAAGGGTGTTTCTTGCAAAACGGCTGATGGATTTTGTCAGCACCAGATCGATCTTGCCTGCCATGCAGTCTTCAATCAATTTATTGAACCCTGTTCTGTTTTTTGTGCTGGTGCCGGATATCCCCTCATCGGCATAGATGCCTGCAAACTTCCAGCCTGGGTTTTTCATAATCTCCGCCGTGTAATAATCCACCTGTGCCTGGTAGCTGGACTGCTGTTCCTCCAGTTCCGTGCTGACCCGGCAGTAGGCAGCCACTCTCAATTTTTTTATCTTTGCTTTTTCCTTAAAATCATAAATCGGATTTGCAGGGATTACCGATACCGTTCTTTGTCCCATCGCCATGGGCCTTTCCTCCTTTTCTCCGTAGTGTATATGAAGTGCTCAGCACCACTCCGTTGATCAGTTCAAACCGGAGTTGCCCGGTGATTTCCACCGTAATGCTTTTGATGGTTGCTTTGAATAAAGCCTCATCAAATGCTTTAATGGGCTTGCAGCTCTCAATCGCCGTTTTCAATTTCCTGGTTTTGTATTCAAAATCATCCACCCGGGAGATTCGATATTGTTCTGCAGCTCTTTTGAATAGCATCTGTGCCATTTCCGATGGTTTCAAGCTGTTTTGATCAAATCCGTTGGATATTTGCAATTTTATTTTTCTTAATTCAACACTCTCTGTCACCGCACGAGCTGCCGGACGTTTTTCTATAATTTTAGGGTACTCCATCACCCGGTTGATAATCTGCATAAAAGCCATTTCAAGCTGCCTGTCGTCAACTACGCCGCTTTTGCAGCAGACCCTGTTGTCAACGATATACCGTTTGCATTTCCAGTTGCATTTTTTGTTTTTGTCATGGTGTTCAGTATACCTTTTGAAAACACTCCCGCATTCCCCGCATATCAACCTGCCGCTGAAGGGATAAGTGCTGG contains:
- a CDS encoding DNA-binding protein — translated: MDYITAKEAAEKWGISQRRVQLLCEQGRVAGAVRLGWAWAIPKEADKPADARTRRK
- a CDS encoding AAA family ATPase; this encodes MYISKVAIRNFRVFDDIGIVATFKKGVNAIIGENNSGKTALIDAIRIAFSSVPYKKDIYFNKSDFHINTKGEVAKTAQIDVYFDEVSEDLFEIWDPENPTKGEFHVRYYTVPGKNGLEKIRYTAWGGPVEGNTLSVETFDALEVVFLGALRDAESELKPSRSSKLANLLGTVADSDIARQELIDILIKANAELLKKTAITKTREIINTNLAMIEQEVMQQRIDIGLIEPRFESIASSLRTWLKPRWFFIDKDNDIYTNIIEICSKEGNQKLIEQCVEGVYLDIQGFLRLDEPIETKTKEALTNLASHSLELYQNGLGYNNILFMSAVLGDMGYSKGNIVYNLLIVEEPEAHLHPQLQELVHSFFENKQQPSPSIQVFYTSHSPTLVSRIGIDKINLLFEKDHRIQCTPLAEANLRGNEKEYLERYLDVTKSQMFFAKGIIFVEGICEALLLPEMAKLLSRPLDKYAVEVVNVDGVSFKPFAHLFTKSDSSVCAFAKTALITDDDRCTDKEDKDTYISKDYDYDTDKLDEVIKKLSIGKPSSRCTEICSVCEATHIQPFTAKKTLEYELALSPNNVPFILNAIIEAYPQVGPKLSERVASLNTDEERAACIWLFIQTRNKSKGSFAQALSKIIRDQVEKLAENIEVEKKFCVPLYIKKAIYAVTEEEDSVDEEINT
- a CDS encoding recombinase family protein, producing MAQRHMPFGYKIIDGAVVIEPEKADLVRKMFNDFISGISLNRMAKALTEMKVPNANGKPSRNHGSIGKILSNCKYTGSDFYPAIIPEEVFNVANRLREEKNSQLGRNVNYYANSISSTYPFSGRLICGECGSVFKRYTEHHDKNKKCNWKCKRYIVDNRVCCKSGVVDDRQLEMAFMQIINRVMEYPKIIEKRPAARAVTESVELRKIKLQISNGFDQNSLKPSEMAQMLFKRAAEQYRISRVDDFEYKTRKLKTAIESCKPIKAFDEALFKATIKSITVEITGQLRFELINGVVLSTSYTLRRKGGKAHGDGTKNGIGNPCKSDL